The Fimbriimonadaceae bacterium nucleotide sequence GGGAAGGACGACCGTGACCGAAACTCCGAGCCGGGAGAACTCGGCAAGGTTCTGGTCCAAGGTCGCAAGCGAGGGCGGCACCCGGTCTGGCGCCAAGACCGTCGTCGGATGACGGTCGAAGGTGCAGAGCACGGTCGGCGCCTCGCGGCGTGTCGCCTCGCTCAGGGCTCTGCCTACAACGGCCCGGTGGCCCAGATGGACCCCGTCGAAGACGCCGATGCAGGCGACAGAGGAGCGCCATTCCGGTCGGAGCCCGGAAAGCCCAAAGTGTACGATCACGCGCTAGAAATGGTGGCACGTCGGCAGCCCTCGGCCGCGACCATGCGACTAGGGGCGTCAAGTTTCGGGGACGTCTTCCGGCCGGGTCTGGCCCGCGGCCTCGTTCTCGGCCAGGATCTGGTCGTAGATCTCCTTTCGGTGGACGGCCACGTTGCGCGGCGCTTTGATGCCCAGCCGCACCTGTTCGCCCCGGACTTCCAGGACGACGACTTCGACGCCGTCGCCTATCACGATGCTCTGGTTTACTTTTCTGGTCAGGACCAGCATGGACGCGCCCTCCTTGGCACCCCGTTCGAGCTCTGCCCGGTCAGGCCGCTTCCTTCAACCGTCTGAAGGCCGGGTAGCGCACCGGGTACGCGTCCGACTCCAAAACGATCTGGCGCGCCTTCCCGGTCGCGGTATTGATGACGATGGGCCCCGCGAGGTTCAACGTCATCCCGTTTGGATCGCCCGGCGGGATCGTGCAAACAGTATAGACGAGTTCCGTCGGTCCGTCCACTGGTTCACGGCCCAGCACCTTAAGAATCTGCGTGCTGTATCCGGGCTGATAGATCTCCGGGTCGACGGTCAAGACGGCGAAACCCGGCTCTTCCACGCTTTGCAGCCAGAAAAAGGGGCCGGCAGAGCGGTGCGGGATCACCAGGAACTGGCGCATCGCCGGAAGCCCGACGAGCCCTTCCGGAAACTCCAAGACATCGACCGGATCAAATTCGATCTCGCCGAAGCGGGGCGTGTCCAACGTCACGGTTTGGTGCTGCGTCATCTTAAAAAGTCCATGAGGCTGAGCTGGTTCGCCCGGGAGGTGACCTGGAGCGCAGCCTGGTAGGCGGTCTGGGCCTGGGTCATCTGGGTGACGGCCTCGGTGAAGTCGACTTCCGAAAGCTCGGAGATCCTCTTCTTCGTCTCGTTGATGAGGCGGGAGTTGTTCTCCCGCAACGAGGCCACCGTCTGCAACTTGTTGCCGATGTTGCCGCGCATCACGAGCGACTCCTGGTGGCGGTCGGCCAAGGCTTGGACGTCGAGGTCGCCGAGCCGGGACTGGTTCGCGCCCAGTAGGTCGTTCTTCAGGTTCTCAAGGTCGCTGTACGCTCCCTGGAAAAATGTGTCGGCCTGCGTGTTCACCTGGGTCTGCTCGCCGATCCGCGTCTCGATCAGGATCGGGTTCTGGTCGCCGTTGTAGTCCAGCCCGGGCGGGTTCACGGTGAAGGGCTTCGTCGTGGTCTTCTGACCGGCAAAGATGTACTGGCCGTTCGAGCCCCGGCTGTTGGCGAGGTCCACGAGCCGGCGTTGGATCTCGGCGACCTCGGTCGCCATCCCGTCCCGCGCTTCCTTTGTTGTCGCGGCGTTCGCCCCGTTCAAGGCGAGCGTCCGAGCCCGCTGGAGCATCGTGCCCACCTCGCTCAAGGTGTTTTCCGTATTGCCGAGATAGTCGTCGGCGGCGAGGAGGTTCTTGTCGAGACGCTCGATGCGGCTCAGCAAAGTCTGCGCCGGGAGGAGCGACTGCATCGCGGCCGGGTTGTCGCTCGGCCGCTGGAAGGCCTTGCCCGTCGCCACCTGTTGCTGGGCGCTGATCCAGCGCGAATAGCTTTGCTGGATCTGCTTTGTCAGGGACTGGTACTGGTATCCGGTGCTAATCCTCATTCTTCACCTCACCTGCGGACCATGCTGATCAGGTCTTCCGCGACCTGGTCGAAAATCGTGAGCGCCCGAGCGGCCGCTTGGTAGCTCCGCTGAAACTTGACCATGTCCGCCATCTCATCGTCGATGGAAACGCCGGAAACCGCCTGGATCCGGTTCTGGATCTGTTCGTTGACCGACCGCTCGGTGTCGGCGAGCGAACTGTAGTAGTTGACCTCGCCGGAGAGCTTGCTGACGTTGTCCCGCCAGTAGTCGTGGAACGTGACGTTCCCCAGGCCGGTGATGGCCGTGTCGCGAAGTCCGGCCAGGGCTTGGGCCATCGCGCCGTCGCCCGGATTGGCGGTCATGCCCGCGGCGATGTTCTTGACGTCACTCTTGATCTCGGTCGTCAGGTCGAAGTCCGCAGCCCCGGTCTGGGGGACTCCGTCGTTGAAGAAGTTGACCCCGGTCGCGCCATAGGAGTTGTAACCGGTGGAGTGGATGCCGTTGATCTGCGACTTGAGCGAGTTCGCCAGACCGTCCAGAGTGGCCTTCTGGTTCTCATAGGCGGCGTGGGTCGAGAGGAGGCCCGCCAAGGTGCCGCCCCGCACCACGTAGTCGGCGCTGCCATCGTTCACGGTCCCGGTCGCGGAATTGTAGGTTTGGGGGAAGGGCCGGGAGCCGGCGCTGTCCACCAACGTATAGCCCGCCGCATAGACCGCGATCGAGCCGTCTGGGAAGGTCGAGGTGGAGACGTTGACCAGTCCCGCGAGGTCTCGGATCGCTTGGTCGCGCTGGTCCAGGAGGTCGCCGTTCTCGCCGTCCTGGCCCAAGGAGGCCCGCACCGCCTTGTTCAGCGTGTCGATCTTCTTGGCGAGCAGGTCGACCTGCTGAATAGCCGTCTTGATCTGCTGGTGGGTGTCGATCTGCTGGCTCTGGAGGTCGCCATAGGAGTTGCGGATCCGGTCCGCCAGGACTTGCCCCGCCCCTCTCACGTCCACCCGGGCGGCCGTGTCCGAAGGGTTTGCGGCCAGGCCGCTCCAAGAATCGAAGAACTTGTCGAGGGCGCCTGAGATCGAACCCGCCCCAAGCTCGCTATAGATCTCCTCGATGCGGCCGAGGCCGCCCGAAGTCGTCTCAAGCCGGGCCAGTTCGGCCGTGCTCTTGTTTGCGGAGACCTCCAGATAGTTGTCGCGGATACGCTGGATGCCCACGACGCTCACGCCCTGCCCCACGGCCCGCCAGCCCTTCTCAAAGAACTTGATCGGTTCGTTCATGGCAAAGGTGACACGCTGCCGGGAATAACCCGGGGTGTTCACGTTCGCAAGGTTGTGGCCCGACGTCGCGAGCGCCCTTTGGAAGCTCCGAAGGGCCTGGCTCGCAACATTGAGTCCACCAAATGGGCCGGCCATGGCGTAATTGTCGGCTCAGGCCGCCTGGTTCATAACGACGTTTGTCACAGGTTCGGGCGGTCCGTACGGCCCTTGCTGTTCCGCGGCCGCCTTGGCGATCAAGGCGGTGGTGCCGTTGAAGTACTCGATCTCGTTCTCGATGAGGGCACGGTTCTTCGCCACGACGTCTTGAACGTTCCGGGCCACGACGATGACGCGGTTCGCGACGGCTTGGAGGCTCATGCCTTCGGCGCGGTCAAGTCCCTGCACCAAGCTTCGAAGGTTGGGCTCGCGACCCAGTTCTTCGGCCAGCTCTTTGGCACAGGCAAGCGCACGGGCATCGATATCCTCCATCAGCGCCATCATCGCGTCCAGTTCGGGCTGGATGCGGGCGACCCGGTCCGGATCGCGCAAGGTGAGCGCCGCGGTCTGTTCGTGGAGGGATCGGAGCAGCCTCTCAGAGGTGCTGAGCCAATCCCACCAGAGGGCCTCGAGGGCCTTGGTCTTCTTTGTGGTCGTGGTCATGGGTTGTTCTCGGTGGTCGGGGTCGGGCGGCTTGCGGCCGATTTGACGATCTGTCCGGCGGTTTGCACGAACACCATCTTCGCCATGCCGAGGCCGGGCGCCCGTTTGGCGACCGCGTCGGCGACGGCTTGGTTCATGAGGTCTCGGGCGAAGTCGCCCATCGGCGACTTGTCCTCGACAAACTTGACTTTCTGGGCCTGTTCCAGCAAGCCCTTGATGAAGAACCCTTCCAGGCCCTCGGCGGCGCTCTGGAGCTTCACCAGGTCACGGCGGGTCGTCTCCGAAAGCTTCGAAAGGTCGAGCTTGCCGCCCGAGGCAACCTGCTCCACCGCCTTCGCCGCACCGACGATCGGGGACCGGGAAACCTGCCCCAGCCAGCCGTTCAGCGCCGTCTCCAGCGACTGGCGGAAATCGCTGCGGAGCTCAGGGCCCGAATTCCGGGCCGCACCGATCGGGCCGCTCAGCGTGCCTTCTATGCGCGTCGTCATTGGACTTCGATCCTCGCTTTCAGGGCGCCCTGCTTTTGCAAGGCCATCAAGATGGCGATGACGTCCCGGGCGGAAACTTTCAGGGCCTGGAAGATCCGCGAGAGGTCTTCCAAAGTGGCGCCGGGCGGCACGAGCTGGACTTGGGCCCTCGTCTCGCCCGCATCCACCTGCGGCACTGCGATGACGACCGTCTCCCCCTGGGAGAACGGGGCGGGCTGGCTGATCACGTAGTCCGTCGTGATGCGGACTTCGAAAGAGCCGTGGGCGATGACTGCCGGGCCGAGCCGCACGTTGCCGCCGACCACGATGGTGCCGGTCCGCTCGTTCACCACGACGCTGGCCGGCGTGTTCGCCAGGACTTCGGTCGCCTCGACCTGCTGCGCCACGAACGTCGGGCTCTCCCCGCTCGGCGCCACGATCTTCACCGTCGCCCCGTCCAAGGCCGTCACTTGATAGCCCGGGAACTGGTCGCGGAGGGTGGCCGCCGTTCGTTCCGCCGTCGTAAAGTCCGGCTTGTCCAGGTCGAAGTACATCACCCCCCCTTCGAAGACGAATTGGGTCGGGACGCTCTTCTCGACCGTCGCCCCGCCCGAGATCACGCCGACCGTCGGGTGGTTCTTCCGGCTGCCGGAACCCCCGGAAGAGGCGTCGAAGCCGCCGATGCTCACGGCACCGTAGCCCACCGCCATCACCGTGTCCGCGTCCGTCATGGAGGCGAGCGTCGTCGGCAGGAGCACGCCGCCTTGGAGGCTCTTGGCGTCGCCGTTCGAACTCACCGTAAGGTCGACCCGCGAGCCGGGCGCGATGAAGGGCGGAAGCTCCGCCGTCACCATAACGGTGGCGATGTTCTTGCCTTTCACTTGAGCCTGGTCCACGATCGTGCCCCAGCGGCTTAAGTAGTTACTGATAAGCGTCTGCGTCCAGGGCGTGGACTTGGTGTCGCCCGTCCCGGCCAAGCCGACGACCAAGCCGATGCCCGTGAGGACGTTGCGCCGGGCGCCGCGGAACTGGCCGATATCGCCGAGCCGCACCCGGACGCCTTCCAGTTCCGCTTCGCGGACCGCTTGGCGCTCGGCCTTCTCCTTCTCCTCGAGGAGCTTCTTCACGTCGGCGATCTGTTGCGGGGTCAAGGGCGGGACCTGCCCTGTCGACTGCTGTCCTTGCGCGGCGGCGCCTTGCCCGATAGCCAGGGCACTGAGCACGATGAGCGCAAGGGTCGTGGTGGTTCGCGTTTTCATAAGCCTTAGAAGAAGATGTCGAGAATCGTGGTGATCAAACCTTTGCGTT carries:
- the csrA gene encoding carbon storage regulator CsrA translates to MLVLTRKVNQSIVIGDGVEVVVLEVRGEQVRLGIKAPRNVAVHRKEIYDQILAENEAAGQTRPEDVPET
- the fliW gene encoding flagellar assembly protein FliW, with the translated sequence MTQHQTVTLDTPRFGEIEFDPVDVLEFPEGLVGLPAMRQFLVIPHRSAGPFFWLQSVEEPGFAVLTVDPEIYQPGYSTQILKVLGREPVDGPTELVYTVCTIPPGDPNGMTLNLAGPIVINTATGKARQIVLESDAYPVRYPAFRRLKEAA
- the flgL gene encoding flagellar hook-associated protein FlgL, translating into MRISTGYQYQSLTKQIQQSYSRWISAQQQVATGKAFQRPSDNPAAMQSLLPAQTLLSRIERLDKNLLAADDYLGNTENTLSEVGTMLQRARTLALNGANAATTKEARDGMATEVAEIQRRLVDLANSRGSNGQYIFAGQKTTTKPFTVNPPGLDYNGDQNPILIETRIGEQTQVNTQADTFFQGAYSDLENLKNDLLGANQSRLGDLDVQALADRHQESLVMRGNIGNKLQTVASLRENNSRLINETKKRISELSEVDFTEAVTQMTQAQTAYQAALQVTSRANQLSLMDFLR
- the flgK gene encoding flagellar hook-associated protein FlgK, with product MAGPFGGLNVASQALRSFQRALATSGHNLANVNTPGYSRQRVTFAMNEPIKFFEKGWRAVGQGVSVVGIQRIRDNYLEVSANKSTAELARLETTSGGLGRIEEIYSELGAGSISGALDKFFDSWSGLAANPSDTAARVDVRGAGQVLADRIRNSYGDLQSQQIDTHQQIKTAIQQVDLLAKKIDTLNKAVRASLGQDGENGDLLDQRDQAIRDLAGLVNVSTSTFPDGSIAVYAAGYTLVDSAGSRPFPQTYNSATGTVNDGSADYVVRGGTLAGLLSTHAAYENQKATLDGLANSLKSQINGIHSTGYNSYGATGVNFFNDGVPQTGAADFDLTTEIKSDVKNIAAGMTANPGDGAMAQALAGLRDTAITGLGNVTFHDYWRDNVSKLSGEVNYYSSLADTERSVNEQIQNRIQAVSGVSIDDEMADMVKFQRSYQAAARALTIFDQVAEDLISMVRR
- the flgN gene encoding flagellar export chaperone FlgN; amino-acid sequence: MTTTTKKTKALEALWWDWLSTSERLLRSLHEQTAALTLRDPDRVARIQPELDAMMALMEDIDARALACAKELAEELGREPNLRSLVQGLDRAEGMSLQAVANRVIVVARNVQDVVAKNRALIENEIEYFNGTTALIAKAAAEQQGPYGPPEPVTNVVMNQAA
- a CDS encoding flagellar basal body P-ring protein FlgI; this translates as MKTRTTTTLALIVLSALAIGQGAAAQGQQSTGQVPPLTPQQIADVKKLLEEKEKAERQAVREAELEGVRVRLGDIGQFRGARRNVLTGIGLVVGLAGTGDTKSTPWTQTLISNYLSRWGTIVDQAQVKGKNIATVMVTAELPPFIAPGSRVDLTVSSNGDAKSLQGGVLLPTTLASMTDADTVMAVGYGAVSIGGFDASSGGSGSRKNHPTVGVISGGATVEKSVPTQFVFEGGVMYFDLDKPDFTTAERTAATLRDQFPGYQVTALDGATVKIVAPSGESPTFVAQQVEATEVLANTPASVVVNERTGTIVVGGNVRLGPAVIAHGSFEVRITTDYVISQPAPFSQGETVVIAVPQVDAGETRAQVQLVPPGATLEDLSRIFQALKVSARDVIAILMALQKQGALKARIEVQ